The Clarias gariepinus isolate MV-2021 ecotype Netherlands chromosome 24, CGAR_prim_01v2, whole genome shotgun sequence region CTTCTTCCATTTGTAGTGTGTCCTGAAAATCAATCCCACCGCCATTCACTATTACTAGACCCAGAGTACATTAGACAGTCAACTGTGATTATTCACATAAGCATCTAACATAACCCAGCTCCCGAAGCAGACTTACATTGTCATTGTAATGTAGACCAACTGGTATTTACTGTGATGTGCATATAGACAGATTTCTCATATAAACCATCTTTAAGGTTTTCCTTTATTGGTGGTGTAATTTTTTCCCAAAACCAAAGTAGTGGAAAATTGTATAACAGTAcagcatttaatatttttatattttaactttgTTGTGAGGATGCCACAGTTCTCTCTCTATTCCATGTACAAACATCACCGTTTACACCGTTTACACCATTCCCAAGGAACATGCCGGGTTCTGcaacatactgagaaaactatCTACTATATGCCTATGAAATACTATATATGCATATATCTACTATCTACGATATACATATGAAAGTTGATGGTGAAGCTAACAAAGCTTAGTGTAGCTgaattatatgtattttttaaacattaaaaacatagtaattgtaaagaaaaatggATAATTCATCTAGAACCAATATGATAAACTTATTACCCCCGAACACAGTATAAGCATGGTGCCATCTCTTCACCTTCAGCGTAAATCTTTCTGTTTATTATGGGAACACGCACTTTCTTGCACCACCCAGGAGCTTACAAACTACTTCCTCCTCATCACTCTCACGTAGAATCCCCAGGGAAAAACAGTTTATAGCTTTTCATAAGTGCTCTCTGGGAGATCGCTATCACGATCTTTCCAGCAGGATCTGCTAGGAAGCAAAGGTTCCACGTTCATCCAGCTCGTGTGGGGAGGCAGCTGTGTGCTCTGTGCCCATTCCCAATCATCTTTAAGATCCCCAGGGAGAAACTTAGAAAGTGGGTTCTTTGTCTCCTCTCATTGGCTATACTGGGAAACGATCCCTCCAGTCCTTTTAGCGGAGGGTTGGTTTAGGCACACACAATTGTTGACACGGATTAAGGAAAATGAGTGTGGACAGGCAGACATGAGTAAAATGTTGCGGAAAGAAATGCTAGATTACAACCAAGTTTTACAACCGAGACGATCCAAATGCTGCTTACAAAATATGCAAGTAGTTATGCAAGCGGAGTGTGGGCATGAAAATCATTTACGCAGCAGTGCTTTTGAGTTCTGAATTCGGATTCGCCAGAAGGTGTTTCTATAACAGCGGCTATGACATGAGATgtggttttatttcatttaatacaaCTTTGTAATGTATAAACATACTCATATTAATACGTtcttgtttccatagtaacagctaatTCACTGTGAGTCATAAAGTAGACGGTCTAGACTTTTTTAGACTTTTAATTCTGAGATTTGAAGTTAGTTAGTAAAATGAATATAATGGTTGAATATAACGCTTCCGGTACGTACatgtttgtttaacatttatggaaggagtctccagtatcagggAACATGAGAACAGAGAGCATGTGTGTTACAATTTATTagtaacaatatacagtatatgaaataatataatgattgcaatattaaaataataattgcaatattacttcccaataaaatatgtaatacaatattacatataataatacaatattacatacattacaaatgctcttgggtcatatttttggtacttactgttttaggactCTTTGCTTAGGAGGATCCAGcagggtttaaaaaataaagggcTTTATATGAAATATTGATGGTTTTATAtcaattttattacataaaataaaaaaatatattttttttgattgcatttaaaaaaatttgagaaTTCATTCAAATATTAAATTTCACTTTAGCTGTAGTAAAATTAGACAAAAACTGTTGccattctttaattattttaataacagaGGTTATTATTAAATGGTGGCACACTTGTGTAGAGATTAGCACCTCTagagttgagggttcgattcccacctgggTCTttatgtgtggagtttgcatgttctctgtgtttggtaggtttcctcccgAGTAGCAAGGACGAATCAGGCTAACTGATGTTTTCCAATTCCCCGTAGTGTGCCTCTTGTTGGAACTGCCACCCCACTCAGGGTTTACCCCTCTTCGTATTACGTGTCCCCAAGTATAGGCTCCAGGATAGGCAATCTTTGTGGTATagagagtgagcgagagagattTTTCGACCATTTTTGCTACTATAAACCAAACTGATATAATGTTCAAAAGTGTTTGCATAACTTCTGCACTCCACTATATACCCCTACAGCACATAACCTTCCTATTTTGTTGTAACTTAAAAACATGAGACCTTCAGTCATTGATTgcacacacccacccactcatatacacccccacacatacacacacacacacacacacacacacacacacacacacacacaaaccttctCAAAGAGCACACACAGCAATTAATAATACACCCTATGTCCGATGACACAAAGAATCAATTGATATGTTGGGTGGAAAGAAAGTTCTGTGCTCTGTGCCTGTTCCCAATCATCTCGCCATGCTCCAGGGAGAACCTTCCACAGTGGTTTCTTATTTCTCTGCAATCCATCAAGTCTCTTTTGCAAATGCTAATATTACCTATGACTTGTTTAGTAATATTAATTAGCGTCTTATATAACCTAGATCTGCTCTGGGCTAAAAAACAAGCATGAAGCATTTGCTGAGGAAATAAACTTTGCTAGTGATTACAGATTACTGATTATACAAAGGCCGGTTGTTTTCCGGTGAACAGTGATTATGTATGTCAaactacatttaataaatagtgATGGCGTGCCTGCCATTTTGGAACGCTTAAACTCTAATCCAGTAATAAAAATCTGTTGGTGGTAAGAACAGACTGTTTATTAAGATCCTTtgtctttaattttatatagttTCATTCCCAAAGTAAGCTACTATAAAtgtatctatatacagtatgttttgtgTCAATTATATGTACTATCTActcacttttttattatttatttattttacttagacTAACAAGCTGTCAGAAATGCacataatattataaaacatacatttatttgttaaatacatgcagattgcatgttctccccgtgcttggtgagttttcctccgggtactccagtttcctcccacattccaaagacatgtaggtatcgtaaattgacgttcccaaattgctcgtagtgtgggaatgggtgtgtgagtgtgtgtgagagtgtgtatatgtgtgtgccctgcgatggattggcaccctgtccagggtgtaccctgcctcgttcCCTCCAGGTCCCctcgaccctaaatacaggataaagcgctatagaagatgaagaagatgaGACATAGCCATGCACAGTATGATATGgagtgaaataataataataataacaacaataataataacataattataataaataaaatattttttaatcaaagtagAGAGTTCCCAAAGGACAGCAATTTGAAAAATCGTGTGACTGTTTTATGCTCTTTGCATAAATTTGCACAAATTAACCTTCAGCAGGGCTTCTAATTAAGTGACAAACATCAACgcctttttaaaacaaaaatgaggTATTTATTTAGtacttataattaaaaaaataaagcatgccAAGTTAAATACagctttaaggaaaaaaaataatgctgcATGCACAGAACTATCCACATAGATAACATTTTATATCTTACTGCAGAAGAGATATAAAATAGCAACAGGATgggtgaataataataataataatattaataataataataataataataataataataatattaataataataataataataataataataataatagtaaagagGCTCACAGATTAACAGAGGTTTACAGAGAGTATCTGAAAAAGATGAGTAAGAACAAAAAATAGgcaaaaaattgtaaataaagtgAATTAAGTGAAACTGATGCAAATAATTCTGTTTAAACTTAAGGAATCACTACAGAgtacaaaacatatttttttatgaataaatatttgaattaaaatattgaaagaaTAAAAGTATAACATACAGGGGTAAAAAGTTGAATTATACAAGTAGaaggtatacagtataagcacaGACAGAATaaagcaacaaacaaaaaacaaacacactaatAACTGGGAAACCAACATTGTTGGATATTATCGGCAACTCGCGTGACGTCACGTCCGTTTTGTTTACGTTCACCATAGCAACCACAGAGCGGTTTCCCGAACAAGGAGGCACGAGACTTCCACGTTATGTTTCACCGCGTTTAATTATTAGTATAAAATTATAGAATTAatattattctattctataaagtataaaagtcCTTTCCACAGCGCTAATTAATcttaataataatctaattacACAATCACTTCAATGTAAGAATGAGTTCCTCGGAGGCGGGAAGTGAGACCTGGGAGGAGGAGGTGAGATCACTGAGATGAACACTGCATCACCTGTAGCTGGGTTtctaatatttattacttatctGACTTTAATTATCTAGGACATGTTGGGGTCATTTTTCCACAGTCTTTACAGCacagggtttttgtttattatataataataataataataataataataataataataataataataataatttaactagTTACATTTTAGTCACATTAGACACAAATATGTATTCCCCATGTATTAAGTTATTTAATGGacgacttaattttttttcttgtaattaaaaattcttGTATTATCCAACAATTTTACTCAAACCTGTTAAACATTTCTATTATATTAactgaatattatttattacatttattactaGTTTACCTAGTTTAATTACAGTTGTGGTAATAAAACCGCAAGATCATTTCACTTGCTTTTATGTTATTGATTTGGGATTAACTCCTTAATTAAAAACACCTGTCACTTTGGTTATGACCATAACAAGATTAACAATCTCCAGAGAAATGTCATTATTATAGTCACAGTGCACATGGATTTTCCCAGACCCCGGTTTGAGAATTATGGGCCTAAGTTACTAAGTTGTAATTGAAGATAAGCTAGTCTAGTCTGAGACACATTAGTTTAGCATTTGTACTAGGTACAATTTATGGCTTACCCTTCTTTAACCAGCACCAGCTGTAGTTGCTACAATCAGCTGAGTTTAGATGACTTTCAATATCATCAACTTCCTTTGTTTGGGATTTATAAAGAACATCTATCTATCcaattatccatccatctacccaCCCCTTAATatatccatccatgcatccatccaaaTATATCAATTTATTTCTTCCATCCTTTAAATGATCCcactatccatccatcaatttaattaaactaaatcATGCCATATACCCACCCATCCACTCATCTATCAATTTACTTCATCAATCTATTAAATGATCCAATCATTCATCTGTCCATTTTTTCCTCTAATTCATCTATACATCAGTTTACtcttttcattcatcattttatGTCATTCATCCATGTAGTGATTCCATGTATCCATTAATTTCacctttccatccatccatccatccatcctttcatccatccatccatctgtctatcAATATTGtatcccaaacttttaaactgaataagaaaaGTCCTCTTTTCTTGCACAGCATTCCTTCACTCTAAACATACCTGAACATTCCTTGTATAATTTATTACTAATTCTTATTTTTAACACTAAGAAAACGTGACCTTGTTGCATGCATGATAAACTCTTTCGTGTGCAATTAAGAGGACAACAACATCACTGGACAATACTGGATTGACATCTGACATTCACAAAAATGGACACCAAGACATCCTCTCAACCGACTTGACCTCTGGATTCCATGGTGTTAGTACACAGAAATCTGCGTTCACCAGCCCTAGAGGCACAGGGGTACGAGAAAAAGGTAACCCTCCAACATCTTgaatttgtatagcacttaaaaaacaatatatcaTAATTATTTCTTGCTTTGATGTCAAACATGCTTCAGAAATCCTTTAATCCTCGCCCAAACTAGTCCTAAATGTTTTTGATGGCACACACAAATGAAATCCACACTTTTCACAAGCACTGCTTTTAAATTTGGGAATCGGCAGACGTAACAGCCGACTTCTGTTTCATTACTTTTATTACACCATGCCGTTTCCTTCTAGGATTACGAGCGGAGCTGCTGGAGAAGAACCTCATCAAAAGCATAAGGTAACAACCAGAGCAAGACTGTTGGACTTCACATTTTAAAGATGAAACAAGACAGATGACCTCATCTTGTCTGAGGCTCCAGCGACACTTTAGCAGCATCCCACACTTCCTGTTCCAGCCAGGAGAACAGAGGAAACAGTGGGAAGACTGCACTGAAGGAGTGTTTGTGTCTCGGTCAGCTTTCATAGTTCAATTAAAAGCGTTCAATTAGTCTTTATCATGGCATTTGAGATCCGTTGCTATGGAGACCACTTGATGTATCCCTGACAACTATCCCCTGCGGAAAGAGACTAAACAAATGTGAGCCTAAAGTGAGACACTATCTCATAGCCACAGCCCAGGAAATTAACCCTGAAGCAAAGGCTAGTTTTGGACAGAGACGTTTACAGGAACAACTGCTGTGTGAGGACTTTATTAAAAGAATGCGGGCAGTCGCTGGCGTAAATGAGAAACAGGATGTAGActctaataaaaaattataataaaaattattcccAGAACTTTAGATTAACTTGGATGAATAAGAACATACTCCAGTAATAGTTTATAGCATATGGCTGGTGAATTCCTAAATCTTAAATCTTATTGGTCTGAAAGAGGCATTAGGAGAATAACTTAAACATAGtgacacactttttaaaatttttttgtttagtttagacATTTTAAGACCCTGTCTtctaaagtgtttttatttaacaaacttttttttttataattattcatatGTAAAGCTTTTTGTAAGGAGAGATTGTAGATTGTTGTTTAATTATCGTCTTCTATCGAAAGCTTTCCCATTGAACCCCATGCCCAGGAATGAACTACAAAAGGTGTTCgtgtcaaaccgagacttttgattgtgcagattaTAAGCCCCTGctacaccaatgcacttatcccagcgttttacTAGAGTTTGGAggccatcaaggtagaaagatttctcagtatgtCAGACTGCTTTCTttacgtctgaaacgccggccacCCAGGAGTTCCCTCAATAgccaaaacatgtggaaattgcttggagcgaggtcaggactcaaCAGTAGAACCCATTTGGTGATCAAACCAATAAAGGGAAAGGGTGTTTAGGGAGTTCCTGGGTGGACAGCATTTTAGCATTGACAATGACATAAAGTAGGCAATCCGGTCAAGGATGTTGCGcattgagaaaactttctatcttgatggtatccaagcactagtgaaaagctgggataggtgcattagtgtagctggggtatatatagagaaataagggaAATATAGGGTTAATTTATAAatctcataattgtgttctgttattttgcacaatcaaaagtcctagtATGACTTGAACACACCTGGCATGATAGTTTAAATGACTATAATTGTACTAAACATTGTTTCAGAGACACTACATCTTTTCACATTGTCATGATCTGATCTGTATTCCAGTCAGCAAGTACATGCAGAGCTCAAACCGCAACCTCCAGCCCCTGAACTGTCCTCCGTAACCAGAACTGATTACAAAGTGAAGGGCTTCCGGGGTGTCCGACCTACCCCATCCACGGTCAGTCATTACGAGGCGGTGGAATTACAGAATGATCTCATTTTGCAGTAAACCACTATAAGATTTGACACTTTTCAGAGGAATGGAGGTGAAAATTATCACACTGAaaccatatttatatttatatttatatttatctgtATCCTTTCAGGATCGTGACTACAGGACTGATGAGGCCATCACATTTTGGAAAGAAAATTTTGAGAAGATTCAGGTacattaatgtgttaaaatcAATCAGTGTGTTAGATTTGGTTTTGGTTCATTAAATAGTAATGGAGGTGTGGTAATAATAGTGTGTATTGGGTTTTCGTAGAAAGaatgtatagtactgtattaaagaaaaattttgGTTATCCATATAGCATTGACATACAttttatggccaaaagtatgtggtcATGGCACACTCATATCGTTTAAGATGTCTTTGTTTGCTGGAACCAAAGACCAACCTCCGGTTCGGGACAATGAGCTCAAGGAAGAAGTGCaaaaatgtgcagttcctcaaatgacCATTAGGAGTTAGCTCCAAAAGTGTGTCACTCTCCATAGACCCCCATGTTCAAATGTccaactttacaaaaaaaaaaaatgttttcagtcTGGTGCTAAAAAGGCTTTTGATCTCCATAGATAGATTTTTTACTCATGAAAACTGCACATGTGTGAATTTTTATGTACctcatcagttaaaattatattaggACAGCTGCATTAGCTAGTGGTGGCAGCTACTTTAGCTATTAGCTAAAGTAGCTGTTAACTACATCCAATTAGCTAATCGGCTAATTGGATGTAGTTAAATATTGTAGTTTAACTTACCAAAAAATATGTAGGCACAAAATTGTGTAGGAGTTGACACAACATGAGGTTCTATAGCAGGGGTCGGCAATTAAGTTTGGCCTCGGGCCAGATTTTTTCCAAGCCATTACATGGCGGGCCACGACCAAAACATTGgctaatttattgaattaatagGGGAGGATGAATGGTAGACGCTCGTAAAATGACAAAACCGAGatccgagataaactgacacatctaggatgagatcatcgtgctaattacgatccggctaggttggttcttcgagcacacctgttgttgatgattagtatggctggattgagttgtctactcactgatcacaagccctgcgattggttgacgaaatggaaaaagagcggctttttttttgtaacacgtgttatgcgcagaaatgccccctgccatggattgccccccccccccccacacacacacacacataatcgctattaaatattatattataacataaatttagaggttaatgctttacaaattacatgagacaatgaaataaaataagcaatatgaaaataaatatgttgtatatgaaaaaatagaaatattaatatttttgaaatacatgtatacttttatattatatattataaaattagtttcgtttatataatttatcattataaaatatttatttttattatatacaattatttatttgcatattcatgacaaacccttgaaaaataaatgtgcaagaTGCAAGGATATATGCaagatccttttctttttccacgtgagtcagtccgcgtcagtcgtgctctttaaccaatcagatgtgacctcgccatttcaactaatcataacccaccaggagcgcaggctaaatcctgtttacatgaaataaacctgcttccgagcaggttcaagcttacggatatgttgctatgacagcaaatgcaagaagcgcatcgaagaacgaaacaatccaagatcaggacaaatccacaacaatcaaatccagctaactgagttagagacagacgaagaacggacccctgggtgctcgcaaagcacaacaagacgtcatttgtttttgcatgttgagCGTTCGCTTTGCACCTCGCCGATGCGCTTATTCATCCTTGTATCCAGATATAACAAATAAGAATTTAGATAGATTGAAATATTTCTGTTCTGAAAAATGAGGTTtccaaacaaattttttttagactgtcagtccgatttaaaaaaaatatataatttatttattttcctttttttagtttaaacaatCTCACGGGCCAGATGTTTTTGCTTGCGGGCCACATGTGGCCCGGGGGCCGCTAATTGCCGACCTATGTTCTATAGGTTATGGATGAGGGACTTCAGTCAAATAAGTAACTTTAGCATGTAAATTAATGTTAGCCACCGTAGCATTATACTTAAGTGAAAGTGGTAACTGAGGTAAGTGGGTGTCTTCCAACCAGCATCCAAGCCCTGTATCGTCTGCCAATTTGCCTATTTATAGATTAAGAGTTTTATAGATGGAGATGGAGACCACCAGAGCTCCCATGTTGGAGCTTCACAACCGTTCCTTAGAAAACCTACGAGTGGTGTCCAGGAATTTTTATACGGCATATGGCTGGAACTAAGACTCACAAACAAGTTCCAGCAGGACGACTCCCCTGTGCACAAAGAAacctccatgaagacatggtttggaCAAGGCTGGAGTACAATAATTCGATTGTCCTATACAGATTCCTCACCCAACATCAGTTCCTGATCTTACGAATACTTTAGTATAGCCTTCCCGTAGTGGAGGTTATTACATCACCAAGGAGGCGGGCTAAATATGGAATAGGATGTCCAGAAAGTATATGTACACGTGTGTGACGGTCAAACACCCACATCGGTTTTGCCTTACAtggtgcatttcagtttaaaaCTCAGTGTGGTATCAATGTTACATCATTTTtatgaagggtgccaataattttgaagGTGATTGTTCAACATATGAATATCGTGGTTGTTCTTATACCCAGGTAAAgtccttgttttattttacagggTGTGACAGCAGTGAGAAGTAAAGACGCTCCATTTAAGAAGAGCTCCAAATTCACTACGCCAATCAAACAGTGCTTGGACGCCAATCCTGAAAACTATCCCGATATAGAAGAAGCGTGATTTCGTTAGCGCAAATAATTTTCCTTCCAGGAGAACGTAAATAGCTGTTTTGTAAGCACACACTAacctcttttgttttgtttgtctcCTAATACACTGCGCggccaaaaaaagtcaccaccctaatttaactaagcaaattaGTCCATTAGTAGTTAAGAGCTACTTAACCTTCTACTGCATAATTACTGATTACTGATTAATATGGTTCTGCTAGCAACACGATATTTAGCCCTAACTAATGCAgggagtagcttctcatttcttaaacaaccatgacGTGTTTGGtcgtggcaaagatgttactctggttcagaaattattataatcctgaaccaagcaaagaaaacaactaaggagaaaaTTGGGGTAAGAACTGCATTATTAAAAGGGGTAGTGATGAACCATCATCTTCAAGGATGAAATGTAGTCGgaaaaacattctgaatgaGCATGATGGGGCATCAGCATTAAGGTAAGA contains the following coding sequences:
- the spag8 gene encoding sperm associated antigen 8, yielding MSSSEAGSETWEEERTTTSLDNTGLTSDIHKNGHQDILSTDLTSGFHGVSTQKSAFTSPRGTGVREKGLRAELLEKNLIKSISQQVHAELKPQPPAPELSSVTRTDYKVKGFRGVRPTPSTDRDYRTDEAITFWKENFEKIQGVTAVRSKDAPFKKSSKFTTPIKQCLDANPENYPDIEEA